A window of Gloeocapsa sp. PCC 73106 genomic DNA:
TTATTTTAAGAGTTAGGCAACAGGAAATAGATACGCTACCGCCTGCTAAACTCTTGTTTCAAGTTGAGGATACGGGTGTCGGTATTGCTGAAACAGAAATTGACAGGTTATTTAAAGTGTTTGTGCAAGCGCAAGCCGGCAATAACCTCAATCAAGGTACTGGACTCGGTTTAGCCATTAGTCAAAAATTTGTCCAACTTATGGGAGGCCGAATTCTGGTTCAAAGCAGGTTAAACCAGGGTAGCCTTTTTTCCTTTGACATTGAGGTACAGTGGCCCCAATCAGTCCCCCTTACCTCAGAATTGCTCAATCAAAGGGTAATCAGTTTAGCGCCTGGACAACAGAGTTATCGCCTCTTGGTTGTCGAAGATTTAGCAGAAAATGGCCATTTGTTGGTCGAACTTTTAGCCTCGGTTGGGTTTAAGGTACAATACGCGATCAATGGTGTTGAAGCCATTTCACTGTGGGAAAGTTGGTCGCCACACTTGATTTGGATGGATCTGCGAATGCCTGAGATGGATGGCTTGGCGGCAACTCATGTTATTAGAGAAAAAGAAACAAACACTCTTAATAGGGAACAGTCAGGTGTTGGACAGGGATCTCAAAATCGAACGGTGATTATAGCTTTAACCGCTAGTGTTTTTGAAGAGGACCGCGAGAAAATTTTGCAGGCGGGTTGTGACGATTTTGTGAGTAAACCCTGGCAAGAAAGCGTCATTTTTAACAAGATTGCTCAACATTTAGGCGTACAGTACCTTTACGAATCGTTAGCCCAAAACCCCCCCAAAAACCTTTCTCTTAACAGGATCTTTTCAGAAGAACTAGCTAGGCTGTCTCCTCAGTGGCTAGAACAAATGTATCAAGCAGCCTACTATCTTGATGCCGAAGTCATGAATGAGTTAATTGGGCAAATTTCAGAATCTCAGGCAACCTTAGCTAGTGCACTAGCCAATTTAGTGGATAACTTCAATTCTGACCGAATTCTGGAGTTAATTCGCCCTCTGCTCTCAAAATAATCGACAAGCTCCTTCTCAAAAAACTCTGATGTACCCCCACAATAGACAGGGGATGCAAAACTTCGTCCAGCCAACTGCATAATAACTGCTAGTATCCACTGCGGTTTCAATTTCCTTTCGCGATCGCACCTATTCTGAACCGATCCGTATCAGAACAACGCAATCTAAACTCCCCAGGCAGGATTCGAACCTGCGACCAGTCGATTAACAGTCGACCGCTCTACCGCTGAGCTACTGAGGAACGCTCTTTTTATCAACATTTTCAATTATAACCACAACAAGATAATTTTGGCAAGAAACTTTTAAAACTTTTTAGAAACTAAAGCGCAAAGGGTTAAAATAAGGGCGATCGCTCGATAAAAATTTATGCAGTTGGATGTCATTACCCTGTTTCCCGATTTTTTTACCTCTCCCTTGGCTTCTGGATTACTAGGAAGAGCCCTATCTAAGGAAATTGCCCAAGTCAATCTGATCAATCCCAGAGACTTTACCACAGATAAACATCATCGCGTTGACGATGAACCCTATGGAGGAGGGGTAGGAATGCTACTCAAACCCGAGCCTATTTTTGCCGCAGTAGAATCTATAACCACTCTAGAGAAAAAACAAATTATTTTATTCACTCCCGAAGGCGAAACTCTCCATCAGTCTCTACTTAAAGATTTAGCTTGTAATTACCAGCAACTGATTCTTATCTGTGGTCATTACGAGGGAGTAGACGAGAGAGTGAAACATTTAGTAGAAAGAGAGATTTCTTTGGGAGACTTTGTGCTTACTTGCGGAGAAATCCCAGCCTTAGCTCTAATAAATGGAGTAGTTAGATTATTACCGGGAACAGTGGGAAAAGAGGCATCCCTTAAAGCCGAAAGCTTCGAAGATGGTTTATTAGACTATCCCCAATATACCCGTCCCCCTGTATTCCGGGGTTGGGAAGTACCTCTAGTGTTGCGATCGGGTAATCATCGAGAAATAGAAAAATGGCGACGCGAACAACAACTACAAAGAACCCTTGAAAGACGCCCAGACTTACTTAGCTAGTGTAGATCTTATTGCTTTGTAACCAGCGCTGACGATAAATCATCTCCAAATCACTCCCCGCTTTACGAAAAATTCTGACTTGCTGAAACCAAAAAGCCTGAAAAATTCGGTAAAAAGCCAGACTGACGATCGCTATAATTAACCCAGCTGCAGTGGTAATCAAAGCTTCGGCAATACCCAGAGTAACACCATCGGTGGAGGAATTGCCTAAATCTCCTAGTTGAATAGAACCGAGAGAATTAATTAAACCCAAAACCGTGCCCAATAACCCCAGTAAAGGAGAAAGAGCGATGACCGCTTCCAATAACTTATCTCCTCGACGCATACCTGCTAATTCCTCATCTGCTGCGGCTTCTAAGGCTAAATGAAACACATCTGGTTCTGGTTTAGATAAACGCAAGGGAGCATAGAGAAAGTTACCAATAGGGTGTTTGCGATAGTGATGGGCGACTTTATCCACTACTTCCCAATTGGCAATTGCTGCATCCATTACCTTGTTTAGGATCAAACCTTCTTTATGAAGAAATGTACTCCAAAACCAAATCCGCTCAACAATTGTACCCAATGCCAATATTGATAGAAAGAGTAGTGGCCACATCACTGGTCCACCTTTTGCCATAATCTCCCCAAAATTCATGGTTTTTCTTTGACCTCAGTTGTTTCCAATCTATGCTATGTTAGCATTGACTAACCTGCAGAACTAGCGCTGCTATGGCTCAAAGATACGTAAGAATTAAAACAGTTCAAGGCCAGATCTATTATGGACTACTTAGCTTAAACCATCAGGTAAAGGTTTTAGACGCTCCTCCTTGGTTGGGAGGTAAATCTACCGATATCGAGCTAGAACCAGCTAAATATCAGCTTTTGGCGCCATGTCTACCTTCTAAAATTGTGGCTGTGGGCAAAAATTACGCCGATCACGCTGCAGAAATGGGTGGCGTAGTACCTAATGAACCTTTGTTATTTCTTAAACCCCCCACTACTTTAATAGCTCACGAACAACCGATTAATTATCCTACGAAACAATCAAAACAAGTCGATTACGAAGGAGAATTGGGCATAATTATCAGCGAGAGAACTAAAGATTGTAGTCCAGAAGCAGCTAGACAAAAAATTTGGGGCTATACCATCGCTAACGATGTTACCGCTCGAGATCTACAAAAAAAAGACGGACAATGGACTAGAGCCAAAGGATTCGATACTTTTTGTCCCCTAGGTCCTTGGATAGTCAGAGAATTAAGCACAGAGGCAAGATTACAAACTTTTATCAACGATGAGACTAAACCGCGTCAGTCCGCTTGCATTAATGAAATGGTTTTTGCTCCAGAAATACTGATTGCCTATATTTCGGAAATTATGACTTTGCTTCCGGGAGATTTGATTTTGACTGGAACAC
This region includes:
- the trmD gene encoding tRNA (guanosine(37)-N1)-methyltransferase TrmD, whose translation is MQLDVITLFPDFFTSPLASGLLGRALSKEIAQVNLINPRDFTTDKHHRVDDEPYGGGVGMLLKPEPIFAAVESITTLEKKQIILFTPEGETLHQSLLKDLACNYQQLILICGHYEGVDERVKHLVEREISLGDFVLTCGEIPALALINGVVRLLPGTVGKEASLKAESFEDGLLDYPQYTRPPVFRGWEVPLVLRSGNHREIEKWRREQQLQRTLERRPDLLS
- a CDS encoding MotA/TolQ/ExbB proton channel family protein, yielding MNFGEIMAKGGPVMWPLLFLSILALGTIVERIWFWSTFLHKEGLILNKVMDAAIANWEVVDKVAHHYRKHPIGNFLYAPLRLSKPEPDVFHLALEAAADEELAGMRRGDKLLEAVIALSPLLGLLGTVLGLINSLGSIQLGDLGNSSTDGVTLGIAEALITTAAGLIIAIVSLAFYRIFQAFWFQQVRIFRKAGSDLEMIYRQRWLQSNKIYTS
- a CDS encoding fumarylacetoacetate hydrolase family protein, with protein sequence MAQRYVRIKTVQGQIYYGLLSLNHQVKVLDAPPWLGGKSTDIELEPAKYQLLAPCLPSKIVAVGKNYADHAAEMGGVVPNEPLLFLKPPTTLIAHEQPINYPTKQSKQVDYEGELGIIISERTKDCSPEAARQKIWGYTIANDVTARDLQKKDGQWTRAKGFDTFCPLGPWIVRELSTEARLQTFINDETKPRQSACINEMVFAPEILIAYISEIMTLLPGDLILTGTPAGIGSLQLGDRVRVEIQGIGSLENTVVCP